The genome window CGATGAAGGAATTGCAAAAAATGCTGGCAGATGCCGAGCAAACCTGCGCTGAACTGGGACTGGCTTACCGCGTGGTGCAGTTATGCACCGGTGATCTGGGCTTTGGCGCAGCCATCACCTACGATCTGGAAGTCTGGGCGCCTGGATGCGGCGAATGGCTGGAAGTCTCTTCGGTGTCCAACGATACCGACTTCCAGGCACGCCGCGCGGGCATCAAATACCGCCCGGAAGACGGCGGAAAGCCGCGTCTTCTGCACACCCTGAACGGCTCGGGATTGGGCTTGCCACGCACCCTGATCGCAGTGATGGAGAACTACCAGCAAGCCGACGGCTCCATCGTCGTACCGGAAGTGCTCCGCCCATGGATGGGTGGAGTCGATGTCATTCGCCCGGAATAAATCTTATGGAATTTACGGAACTGCTACGCTACTCGTTTTATGCCATCATCCTCTCGGTGATGCTCTTTGGGTTACTGGGGCTGATCATCCCTATCCTGCCCGGACTGGTAATTATCTGGGTTGCTGCGCTGGTTTTCGGCATCGTTGAGGGCTTTTCCTCCGCAGGATGGGTTTTCTTTGCCGCCATGACTGTGCTGATGCTGGTCGGAAGTGTCATTGACAACTTCATCATGGGTGCCAGTGCCCGCCAGAAAGGCGCGCCGTGGACAACTATCCTGGTAGCCCTGGTGCTGGGCATTGTGGGCAGTGTCCTTTTGCCCCCCTTTGGCGGGGTCATTGCTGCCCTGCTGGGGCTGTTCGGGCTGGAGTATTACCGCCAGCGAGACTGGCGCAAAGCGCTGGATACCACCACCGGCATGGCAGTAGGATGCGGCGGCGCAGTGCTGATTCGCGCCGGTATGGGGGTGATCATGATTATCCTGTGGTTGATCTGGGCGTTGCGCTTCTAAGTTTGACGGAGATGAGGACCTCCCTCATCTCCGTTGTTTTTCAGCGCAGGGGGTCAAGGTCTTAAGGGCACGCAGGCTTTCCAGAAGCGCGGTCTCTCCATCCGGGTAACCGGGGAGTTCGTTATAGTACTGCCCCATCATGCGTACATGATGGGAGTCGGAATTTTGAAACAATCCCAAGCCATACTGACAAGCCAGGCGGATGATGTCCTCCTGGCGTTCCACTGGAGTGTTGTGCGAACGGAACTCCACGCCATCGGGAGGATATTTTTCCAAATCCACATGGATAAGCGGTTCCCAGCGGAAGGGGTGCGCCAGGATGATCACCCCACCGCGGTCACGCACAAAGTGCCACAAATCCGGGTACGTCCACAAACGGCGTTCAATTCTGGGGTCCTGAACCCCAAAGACGAGCCAGTCCTCTTTATCCGCGGTAATCTCAATTCCACTGTAAACACGAAATGGAGCAAATTGCTCGTTAAACGCAGCCAGTTCACCTGAAGGCACCAGGCGAAAATGGTCGGTAAAGGCGATGGCATCCAGCCCGTGTTCAATGGCGGCGCGAATCTGGCTCTCGGCATTGCTCACCGCGCACGAGGAACGCTCACTGCAATGAACATGTAAATCAATTTTCAAATTCTTTCCCTCACGACTTCAGTTTCAACACTTCTACCACCACAACCGGCTCGCGCTTGCCGTAAGCCTGGATGGGGAACACACCGCTGACCTCTACGGCATCGGCGATGCGTTGATAAGCACTGCGGCTGATAAGCACCTGCCCGGCACTGGCATTTTCCTGAATACGGCGGGCGGTATTGACACAATCGCCAATGGCGGTGTAATCCATGCGCTTTTCGGTGCCAATAAGTCCCAAAATGGCTTCGCCAGTATGAATGCCCACCCCAAAAGAAAGTTTTGCCGCGACGGGTATTTCTTGATTGAGCCGTTCTACCGCTTCTTTCAGTCGCAGCCCTGCCCGCACTGCCCGCAGAGTATGATCGGGTTGAGGAACGGGAGCATTAAACCATGCCATGACGGCATCGCCGAGGAATTTATCTACCGTCCCGCCTTCAGCAAGGATAATTTCCGCTGCCAGTCCCAGGTAACGGTTCAGCACCTGAACCAGTTCTTCAGGCGAAACCATTTCCCCATAACTGGTAAAGCCACGAATGTCGGCAAACAGGGTAGTGATTTCCCGTTTTTGCCCGCCAGGTTTGATTTCTTCCGTATCGATTTGTTCGATGATTGCCGGGGAAACCATGCGCTCAAACAAACGTTGCTGGGCTTCGAGACGACGCTGTTCAGTAAGGTCTTCCACCACAATGGCAACACCCTGTAAGATCCTCTGTTCATTGCGCAGAGGAGACAGGTTGAAGCGCAAGGCAACCCGCCCTTTTTCTTTCAAGTCGGGAGACATCTCCAACCCCATCACCGTATGCCCGAAGCGCAGAACCTGATTCATGTGCTCATCCAGCGCAGGCAGGATGGCAGAGAGATTCGTCCCCACCAGCGCGGAGATAGGCTGACGCAGGATTTCGGCGGCGGCGCGGTTGCAGAGCAAAATGCGTTTATCAGGGTCAACGGTAATCACTCCGCTGGGAATGGACGCCAGCACGTTGTCCATCAGTGTTTTCAATTCAGTCACCTGTTTCAAGGTCTGGCGCACCGAAGCAAATAAACGGGCGTTTTCGATGGCTACAGCGGCTTGATTGGCAAAGCCGGTAAG of Anaerolinea thermophila UNI-1 contains these proteins:
- a CDS encoding DUF456 domain-containing protein; amino-acid sequence: MEFTELLRYSFYAIILSVMLFGLLGLIIPILPGLVIIWVAALVFGIVEGFSSAGWVFFAAMTVLMLVGSVIDNFIMGASARQKGAPWTTILVALVLGIVGSVLLPPFGGVIAALLGLFGLEYYRQRDWRKALDTTTGMAVGCGGAVLIRAGMGVIMIILWLIWALRF
- a CDS encoding PHP domain-containing protein produces the protein MKIDLHVHCSERSSCAVSNAESQIRAAIEHGLDAIAFTDHFRLVPSGELAAFNEQFAPFRVYSGIEITADKEDWLVFGVQDPRIERRLWTYPDLWHFVRDRGGVIILAHPFRWEPLIHVDLEKYPPDGVEFRSHNTPVERQEDIIRLACQYGLGLFQNSDSHHVRMMGQYYNELPGYPDGETALLESLRALKTLTPCAEKQRR
- a CDS encoding GAF domain-containing protein; the protein is MISSLTTSTLVSLDAQLAALIALFNEVHSYLSVHRPAFIPDRVYQAVGEMAKELPELRKQVNALEGEWRNLRALAQVGQVVNSSLELDQVLQVVMDTIIRLTGAERGFLMMRNARSGELEVLIGRNWERENLSRSEFAVSRTIINRVVKEGQPIITTDAQEDPRFHTQDSVVAHNLRAILCVPLWVKQELVGVIYADNRVRSGVFTRRHLELLTGFANQAAVAIENARLFASVRQTLKQVTELKTLMDNVLASIPSGVITVDPDKRILLCNRAAAEILRQPISALVGTNLSAILPALDEHMNQVLRFGHTVMGLEMSPDLKEKGRVALRFNLSPLRNEQRILQGVAIVVEDLTEQRRLEAQQRLFERMVSPAIIEQIDTEEIKPGGQKREITTLFADIRGFTSYGEMVSPEELVQVLNRYLGLAAEIILAEGGTVDKFLGDAVMAWFNAPVPQPDHTLRAVRAGLRLKEAVERLNQEIPVAAKLSFGVGIHTGEAILGLIGTEKRMDYTAIGDCVNTARRIQENASAGQVLISRSAYQRIADAVEVSGVFPIQAYGKREPVVVVEVLKLKS